Proteins from one Sarcophilus harrisii chromosome 2, mSarHar1.11, whole genome shotgun sequence genomic window:
- the LOC100930649 gene encoding ras-related and estrogen-regulated growth inhibitor-like protein, whose protein sequence is MVLRFPLRRSASFTLECRTLFEIPDPTILTMEANVLVMGAENVGKSALTVRFLTRRFIGEYGDLESIYSRSLDVEGRKILFHIWDFPSSHGQTDQHATEEKRIQWADGFILVYSICDRASFHILPTKVEFIKVAKEGQSPEKVPIVIVGNKRDLGHHRAVSIEEGRLLALTLNCDFYEVSVAEASHGALMVFQGLAQHFWQARLPARRGIGIRGIVKSMSAVFARKRTDSF, encoded by the exons ATGGTCCTCCGGTTCCCCTTGCGCCGAAGTGCCAGCTTTACCCTGGAGTGCAGGACCTTGTTTGAGATACCTGACCCCACCATTCTTACCATGGAAGCCAATGTATTGGTGATGGGAGCAGAAAACGTTGGGAAGTCAG CCCTGACTGTACGTTTTCTGACCCGACGATTCATTGGAGAATATGGGGATCTGG AATCAATTTACAGCCGAAGCTTGGATGTGGAGGGCAGGAAAATTCTCTTCCACATCTGGGACTTCCCTAGTTCCCAT gGTCAGACCGACCAGCATGCCAcagaagagaagaggatccagTGGGCGGATGGCTTCATCTTGGTCTATAGCATCTGCGATAGGGCCAGTTTCCACATCCTTCCTACCAAAGTGGAGTTCATTAAGGTGGCCAAGGAGGGCCAGAGCCCTGAGAAAGTGCCTATTGTCATTGTGGGGAATAAGCGGGACCTGGGCCACCACCGGGCAGTTTCCATTGAGGAAGGGCGGCTTCTGGCTCTCACCCTGAACTGTGATTTCTATGAGGTGTCTGTGGCCGAGGCCTCCCACGGAGCCCTGATGGTGTTCCAGGGGCTAGCCCAACACTTTTGGCAGGCTCGACTGCCAGCCCGGAGAGGTATTGGGATCCGAGGCATTGTTAAAAGTATGTCGGCGGTGTTTgccagaaagagaacagattccTTCTAA